Proteins from one Chthoniobacterales bacterium genomic window:
- a CDS encoding outer membrane beta-barrel protein has protein sequence MTKGDSQGTLGNHYGRSRNNWLSTRRKMSPKWSRPALSAFSLAVFAALHPTFSQAAEEAWPETTPMPTARPIEAAAPLAPDAINNAAAAIDVEEPPAPGEGPAATSEIDTIAIGSGGAPNFWKPEIHAGVTASVVFDDNIFITHENEVSDTIFVTSARMTLAFGNVESWASRFIDTTARALDAEDEGTENLIALTYAPTASFFADNNTLNSVDHDVAGTVRWTFNKLRVAFDGRFQTLSDPDEDLGRRADRQVTNLHLTGIYDWSEKTRVQLEGTWVNRDYNVGNDSSQAEANGYFLFDVTPKTTIGFGFGAGELEQDQNPNQTYERAVARFRYNSYSKLTLSLVGGVELRQTDGGDDVSTGVFQVDIGYTPTDSTGFFLTASRRIEPSANVLTQGIERTTFGLIYNQRLLQKLSLSTNLEYTLADYTTSGAVANESRSDDLWRFSMTLTFEVTQNGFVRLGYAYRENDSSREVVSYKSNQVILSATVLF, from the coding sequence ATGACCAAAGGGGACTCGCAGGGCACACTCGGTAATCACTATGGGCGCAGCCGGAATAACTGGCTCTCCACTCGACGAAAGATGTCTCCCAAGTGGTCGCGACCGGCTTTGAGTGCATTTAGTCTGGCCGTTTTTGCGGCCTTGCATCCGACTTTTTCCCAAGCCGCCGAGGAAGCCTGGCCAGAAACCACGCCGATGCCCACCGCGCGTCCAATCGAGGCTGCCGCACCGCTCGCGCCAGATGCCATCAACAATGCAGCCGCAGCCATCGACGTCGAGGAGCCGCCCGCGCCCGGCGAAGGTCCAGCAGCCACGAGTGAGATCGACACCATTGCCATCGGCAGCGGAGGCGCCCCGAATTTTTGGAAGCCGGAGATTCATGCGGGTGTGACGGCGAGCGTGGTCTTCGATGACAATATTTTCATCACCCACGAGAATGAGGTCTCGGATACGATTTTTGTGACTTCCGCCCGGATGACGCTGGCCTTTGGCAATGTGGAATCCTGGGCGTCGCGCTTCATCGACACCACAGCCCGCGCACTGGATGCAGAGGATGAGGGAACGGAAAATCTGATCGCGCTGACCTATGCGCCGACAGCCAGTTTCTTTGCGGACAATAATACCCTGAATTCCGTTGATCACGATGTGGCTGGCACGGTGCGCTGGACTTTCAATAAACTCAGAGTCGCCTTCGACGGCCGGTTTCAGACTCTGTCCGATCCCGATGAGGATTTGGGCCGCCGCGCGGATCGTCAGGTCACCAACCTTCATCTGACTGGCATCTATGATTGGAGCGAAAAAACGCGCGTCCAGTTGGAAGGCACCTGGGTCAACCGCGATTACAACGTGGGCAACGACTCCTCGCAGGCGGAGGCGAACGGTTATTTCCTCTTCGACGTGACACCGAAAACTACGATTGGCTTTGGCTTTGGTGCGGGCGAGCTGGAGCAGGATCAAAATCCGAACCAGACATACGAACGAGCCGTGGCCAGATTCCGCTATAACTCCTATTCCAAGCTGACGCTCAGTCTGGTGGGTGGTGTGGAGTTGCGGCAAACTGACGGCGGTGACGACGTCTCCACCGGGGTGTTTCAAGTGGACATTGGTTATACTCCGACGGACAGCACCGGATTTTTTCTGACAGCGTCGCGGCGCATCGAACCTTCTGCCAATGTCCTCACACAAGGTATCGAGCGGACTACGTTTGGGTTGATTTACAATCAGAGATTGCTGCAGAAACTCAGTCTGAGCACGAACTTGGAATACACGCTGGCCGATTATACGACCTCCGGTGCGGTTGCCAACGAAAGCCGCAGCGACGATCTCTGGAGATTTTCAATGACTCTCACCTTTGAGGTGACTCAGAACGGATTCGTCCGCCTCGGCTACGCCTATCGGGAAAATGATTCTTCTCGTGAGGTAGTTAGCTATAAGTCAAATCAAGTAATCTTGTCTGCCACAGTCCTTTTCTAA
- a CDS encoding polysaccharide biosynthesis/export family protein: MHRPLPKLFSRLVVLGASLLIFLSQADAQTAKSSTSDSKSPGLSTPLSPEDIIQVDVFQEADLQTKARISQAGTITFPLIGEVKIAGMSPENAALLIRNQLAKDYIVNPQVTVTVTEYAKRRFTVLGQVQKPGAYEMPDRDQVSLLQAIGTAGGYTRIADAGDIRVKRTIDGKDTIYKLNAKNIASGKDPNGFIIQSGDIITVGESVF; this comes from the coding sequence ATGCATCGTCCACTACCCAAACTTTTTAGCCGCCTCGTGGTGCTTGGCGCGTCACTCCTCATATTTCTGAGTCAGGCAGACGCCCAGACTGCGAAGAGTTCCACATCCGACTCCAAGTCCCCCGGGCTTTCCACGCCGCTCTCGCCGGAAGACATCATCCAAGTCGATGTTTTTCAAGAAGCCGATCTGCAAACCAAGGCCCGCATTTCTCAAGCTGGCACGATCACGTTTCCCTTGATCGGTGAGGTGAAGATCGCCGGGATGAGCCCCGAAAATGCGGCTCTACTGATTCGCAACCAACTAGCCAAGGATTACATCGTCAATCCACAGGTTACCGTCACCGTCACCGAATACGCCAAGCGCCGTTTCACCGTTCTAGGACAGGTGCAGAAGCCCGGCGCCTACGAAATGCCCGACCGCGACCAAGTGAGCCTGCTGCAAGCCATCGGCACAGCGGGTGGTTATACGCGCATCGCAGACGCAGGCGACATCCGGGTGAAGCGCACCATCGACGGCAAGGACACCATTTATAAATTGAACGCCAAAAACATCGCCAGCGGCAAGGATCCCAATGGATTCATCATTCAGAGCGGCGACATCATCACAGTGGGGGAAAGTGTATTTTAA
- a CDS encoding polysaccharide biosynthesis tyrosine autokinase, with protein MRSDDSNNFEDSNDDSSAIDLSGLLHTLRRKWWMILGSVLITVGLGCLYIIRTPKTYESATIVQIEQSSTKVMNNIQDLNAEDLKTQEVLKTIEQNLVGTQVLINLIDRLKLTPEQIGMKPQADEPISQPEFLGALQNAVNAKLVRGTRLITVTAQNTDPLLAQKMADALVAEYIRTDAAQKLGVAGEANSFLLEESGRLKQALTEAEEAAQNFKDSHPGVALDDSQTFIDSKLLALTQRVNDTRSQRIDLESDATQIKKFKDTMSGEDLYYALLGVKSIKNSPAVLQLQQAIAEEEATFATVKQRYLPKHPKYLEGQGRLEKLRSSLNQAILQATDAQATAVESARESEKASLQIMEEQNKVKLANDRLMIPYNSLYREVMRNQNLYDAVQQRLKETALTTGMDDNKLRIVTPASLPYQPVKPKSALVIAGAIFGGFLLGLCFCFAFSLADTSLKTLDQAETALGINAVGAIPLGSKAEAEKRGLSVTLTPNSALAEAFRTLRTAISLLGSEKDLRSFLFTSGVPGEGKSFCSVNYAISLAQLGRKTLLVDADLRLPVIEPLFFEEAKEKGLSGLLEGIYKLEDCTYATNIPNLYVLPSGKRAQNPAELLANSSVPALVKKILGQFDRVVFDSAPVHAVSDTLLIAQHVNVVCLVVHSGKTPLKVVQRAIQKLSDANARPAGFILNRLPQNSGGYYYHYSGGTYGDKVYGGPDAYASTPTARPETPRKKSSVKNTPAPAETAPVVPVPAPVVDNPVAVHAAPEEIPSSVESSTPESAFVAIEDSEANNAKPVSSSSQET; from the coding sequence ATGAGATCTGACGATTCCAACAACTTCGAAGATAGCAACGACGATTCTTCAGCCATCGACCTCTCGGGTCTGCTCCACACCCTGCGCCGCAAGTGGTGGATGATCTTGGGCAGCGTGCTCATCACTGTCGGCTTGGGCTGTCTTTACATCATTCGCACCCCCAAGACTTACGAGTCGGCGACCATAGTCCAGATCGAGCAATCCTCCACCAAGGTGATGAACAACATCCAGGATCTCAATGCGGAGGATTTGAAAACACAGGAAGTCCTCAAAACAATCGAGCAAAACTTGGTGGGCACCCAAGTTTTAATCAATCTGATCGACCGCTTGAAGCTGACTCCCGAGCAAATCGGGATGAAACCCCAGGCTGATGAACCTATCTCGCAACCCGAGTTTCTTGGAGCCCTCCAGAACGCTGTCAATGCAAAGCTGGTCCGAGGAACGCGGCTCATTACTGTCACAGCTCAAAACACCGACCCGCTGCTCGCCCAAAAGATGGCCGACGCACTGGTCGCCGAGTATATCCGGACGGACGCCGCGCAAAAGCTCGGTGTAGCTGGCGAGGCCAACAGCTTTTTGCTCGAGGAATCCGGACGCCTCAAGCAAGCTCTAACCGAGGCGGAGGAAGCCGCGCAAAATTTCAAAGACAGCCACCCCGGCGTGGCTTTGGACGACAGCCAAACCTTTATTGACTCGAAACTTCTCGCGCTCACACAAAGGGTCAACGACACACGCTCCCAGCGCATTGACTTAGAGTCTGATGCCACTCAGATCAAAAAGTTTAAGGACACCATGTCCGGCGAGGATCTCTATTATGCCTTGCTCGGTGTGAAAAGCATCAAGAACTCGCCCGCCGTCTTGCAGCTTCAACAGGCCATCGCCGAGGAAGAAGCCACCTTCGCCACCGTCAAACAGCGTTATTTGCCCAAGCATCCGAAGTATCTGGAAGGCCAGGGCCGCCTGGAAAAACTTCGCAGTTCCTTAAACCAAGCCATTTTGCAGGCGACTGACGCTCAAGCCACCGCCGTGGAGTCCGCCAGAGAATCGGAAAAAGCCTCGCTCCAGATCATGGAAGAGCAGAACAAAGTGAAGCTGGCCAACGACCGGCTCATGATTCCCTACAACAGCCTGTATCGGGAAGTCATGCGCAACCAAAACCTCTACGACGCAGTCCAGCAGCGGCTCAAGGAAACCGCCCTCACCACCGGTATGGACGATAATAAATTGCGCATCGTCACGCCGGCCTCCCTGCCCTACCAGCCAGTCAAACCAAAGTCCGCCCTGGTTATCGCCGGTGCCATCTTCGGAGGATTCCTCCTCGGCTTGTGCTTCTGCTTCGCCTTCTCCTTGGCTGACACCTCGCTGAAAACTCTTGATCAAGCGGAGACGGCGCTCGGCATCAATGCCGTGGGAGCCATTCCGCTCGGCAGCAAAGCTGAGGCAGAAAAACGAGGGCTCTCGGTGACGCTAACTCCCAACAGCGCGTTGGCAGAAGCGTTCCGAACCTTGCGAACTGCGATTAGCTTGCTGGGGTCGGAAAAGGATCTACGCAGCTTTCTTTTCACCAGCGGCGTGCCCGGCGAGGGAAAAAGTTTTTGTTCGGTAAACTATGCCATTTCTCTCGCTCAACTGGGTCGGAAAACCCTCCTTGTCGATGCCGATTTGCGACTGCCCGTTATCGAACCGCTCTTCTTTGAGGAAGCCAAGGAAAAAGGTTTGTCCGGCCTCCTCGAAGGCATCTACAAGCTGGAAGACTGCACTTATGCCACCAACATCCCCAACCTCTATGTTCTGCCCTCCGGGAAACGCGCCCAAAACCCGGCCGAGTTGCTGGCTAACAGCAGCGTCCCCGCTCTAGTCAAAAAAATCCTCGGGCAGTTTGATCGCGTGGTTTTTGACAGTGCTCCTGTGCATGCCGTAAGCGACACCCTTCTCATAGCCCAGCACGTCAACGTAGTCTGTCTCGTGGTCCATTCGGGTAAGACTCCGCTCAAAGTCGTGCAGCGCGCCATTCAGAAACTGTCTGATGCCAACGCTCGTCCGGCGGGATTCATCCTTAACCGCCTGCCTCAAAACAGCGGTGGCTACTACTATCATTATTCTGGCGGCACCTATGGCGACAAAGTCTATGGCGGCCCCGATGCCTACGCCTCCACTCCGACGGCTCGTCCAGAAACACCACGAAAGAAATCATCTGTAAAAAATACTCCGGCCCCCGCTGAGACTGCTCCCGTTGTCCCGGTTCCAGCACCCGTAGTCGATAACCCGGTGGCAGTCCATGCGGCCCCTGAAGAAATTCCATCCTCTGTTGAATCCTCCACACCGGAATCCGCATTTGTCGCCATCGAAGACTCGGAAGCTAATAACGCAAAGCCAGTTTCATCCAGTTCGCAGGAAACCTGA
- the gmd gene encoding GDP-mannose 4,6-dehydratase, protein MKTALITGITGQDGSYLAEQLLAKGYEVHGMIRRSSSFNTGRIDHLYRDPEIMDQKLFLHHGDLTDSSNLNRLLEKIGPDEIYNLGAQSHVKVSFDVPEYTGEVDGMGTLRFLDAIKEVGLKDKVRFYQASTSELYGLVQEVPQTEKTPFYPRSPYAVAKLYGYWIIVNYREAYGIHASNGILFNHESPRRGETFVTRKITRAAGRIKEGLEDCLVMGNIDSKRDWGFAPEYTDAMWRILQQESPDDYVCATNETHTVREFIDLTFKHLGMELEFKGSGVEEVGVEKATGKIRLKIDPRYFRPTEVELLIGDYSKSYKAFGWEPTTRFAKLVEIMADADWKLAQHEKASRLP, encoded by the coding sequence ATGAAAACTGCCCTTATTACCGGTATCACAGGCCAGGATGGTTCCTACCTCGCCGAGCAACTACTAGCCAAAGGCTACGAAGTTCACGGCATGATTCGTCGTTCCAGCAGCTTCAATACGGGCCGCATCGACCATCTCTATCGCGATCCAGAAATCATGGATCAGAAACTTTTTCTGCACCACGGCGACCTGACCGACTCCAGTAACCTCAACCGACTCCTGGAAAAAATCGGCCCCGATGAAATCTACAATCTTGGCGCACAAAGCCACGTTAAAGTCTCCTTCGATGTCCCTGAATACACTGGCGAAGTGGACGGCATGGGCACCTTGCGCTTTCTCGATGCCATCAAAGAAGTCGGCCTGAAAGACAAAGTTCGCTTTTATCAGGCGTCCACGAGTGAGCTTTACGGCTTGGTCCAGGAAGTTCCGCAGACGGAAAAAACTCCCTTCTACCCACGTTCTCCTTACGCTGTCGCCAAACTTTACGGCTACTGGATCATCGTTAATTACCGCGAAGCCTACGGCATCCACGCGTCCAACGGGATCCTCTTTAACCACGAGTCCCCGAGACGCGGAGAAACCTTCGTCACCCGCAAAATCACCCGCGCCGCTGGCCGGATTAAGGAAGGTTTGGAAGATTGCCTTGTTATGGGCAATATCGACTCCAAACGCGACTGGGGTTTTGCCCCCGAATACACGGACGCCATGTGGCGCATCCTCCAGCAGGAATCGCCAGACGACTATGTCTGCGCCACCAACGAAACCCATACCGTCCGCGAATTTATCGACCTCACTTTCAAACACCTCGGCATGGAACTTGAATTCAAAGGCTCCGGAGTGGAGGAAGTTGGCGTTGAGAAAGCCACTGGCAAAATCCGCCTCAAGATCGATCCCCGCTACTTCCGTCCAACTGAGGTGGAGTTGCTGATTGGCGATTACTCAAAATCCTACAAAGCCTTTGGCTGGGAGCCAACCACGAGGTTTGCCAAACTGGTGGAAATCATGGCCGACGCCGATTGGAAACTGGCTCAGCATGAGAAAGCCAGCAGACTGCCCTAA
- a CDS encoding polysaccharide pyruvyl transferase family protein, whose product MNRPLRITIVNAYSVQNRGDAAIVYAMVRFVRNLAPNCQISILSSFAEENREYYQACGAESLPAIFDIGGKGSPIKKYLRFMGVALQSLLQPQGKKFAPIREADWILAAGGGYLYSSRRGPLGLGLLGNCFHIWLGTRFKKLTVLFPQSVGPLLHGADRWLCRIALRRLALVCCRERVSLEQALEMKIGNARLVPDIAFLLADHQVRKATSFSPKKIGISVLDWRFANRAADEEAIEYYLEKIKQVVCDFHAADPDVQVEIFPQVTVGKGLGDQSVSARLCELIGAPWARVTNLDDCAYPEAIMAEYARMDVFIGSRMHSAILAMCAGTPTVALAYQPKTQGTFEAIGLGQFSLDITDFTTQSLADAVKSAAGQGEEIRGAVQAAQLEISEKLRALFQEKVIA is encoded by the coding sequence ATGAACCGCCCGTTGCGCATTACTATCGTCAACGCCTACTCCGTGCAAAACCGGGGCGATGCCGCCATCGTTTATGCGATGGTGCGTTTTGTCCGCAACTTGGCTCCAAACTGCCAGATCAGCATTCTCTCCTCGTTTGCGGAGGAAAATCGAGAATACTATCAAGCCTGCGGAGCAGAGTCACTGCCTGCCATTTTCGATATCGGAGGCAAGGGATCGCCCATCAAGAAATACTTGCGCTTCATGGGAGTTGCATTGCAATCGCTCCTGCAACCGCAGGGGAAAAAATTTGCACCAATCCGAGAGGCAGACTGGATCCTTGCAGCGGGCGGAGGCTACCTTTATTCGTCGCGCCGTGGGCCACTGGGTCTGGGCTTGCTGGGGAATTGCTTTCACATCTGGCTAGGCACTCGGTTTAAGAAACTCACCGTTTTATTTCCCCAGAGCGTGGGACCGCTTTTGCATGGGGCCGACCGGTGGCTGTGCAGGATCGCTTTGCGACGGCTAGCGCTGGTCTGTTGCCGGGAACGAGTCAGCTTGGAGCAGGCTTTGGAAATGAAAATCGGGAATGCCCGGCTCGTTCCGGACATCGCATTCCTGCTGGCGGATCACCAAGTGAGGAAGGCAACCTCGTTTTCCCCGAAAAAAATCGGTATTTCTGTGCTGGACTGGCGCTTCGCAAACCGGGCTGCTGATGAAGAAGCCATTGAATATTATCTCGAGAAAATCAAGCAAGTGGTCTGCGATTTTCATGCGGCAGACCCCGATGTGCAGGTCGAGATTTTTCCCCAAGTCACAGTTGGCAAAGGCTTGGGCGACCAATCTGTGTCGGCACGGCTCTGCGAGTTGATTGGCGCACCTTGGGCTCGTGTGACCAATCTGGATGACTGCGCCTACCCGGAAGCCATTATGGCCGAATATGCGCGCATGGACGTTTTCATTGGAAGCAGAATGCACTCGGCCATTCTGGCGATGTGCGCCGGCACCCCCACCGTTGCATTGGCCTATCAACCGAAAACACAGGGCACTTTCGAGGCGATTGGTCTGGGGCAGTTTAGTCTCGACATCACAGATTTTACCACACAGAGCCTCGCGGACGCGGTCAAATCAGCCGCCGGGCAAGGCGAGGAAATCCGAGGTGCCGTCCAAGCCGCCCAGCTGGAGATCAGTGAGAAACTGCGCGCACTCTTTCAAGAAAAAGTGATCGCATGA
- a CDS encoding O-antigen polymerase: MIARSLLIITVLALASFGLALASVFQLGDPAFEAVLAIFFFIIAAVISVFSLETRRNRGDLFHPCYILLGASFFHFVGPSIYNYRQDFYPTQTLGPYLLAHFVVMLGLFCILAGFFLTPVPKRWSVISSNRFKSPATRLVSMVGVVALLAASLGASLYLIKQEGGLGNYMSRLGLRMELFEGQGFLLSVTLISISAAILSYVQLCITPTLVIRVLFAISLVASGFTAILSGSRANLVVLILILLIIRHRVVKPIKLLTGGIIFVLLIVVVFGYIALIRQKTVQSDLEDSEGARGKLSFVYNTLFGKGTFVELNSVARTLEGVPDDLPYQMGASYLSVLTFPIPRAILPGKLAGTSELYTRVLRPEIWAAGRGDRVTFFGETIINFGILGVVFGSTLLGALARQVYVRCNRQIDNPYHSAFYAYFVLWLMIVIRGDTAIATWSVLRISLPALLLYQIIVRLSGRSTGGQGKLRETQTART; this comes from the coding sequence ATGATAGCACGCAGCCTTCTCATCATAACGGTTCTGGCCCTCGCGTCATTTGGACTGGCTCTCGCCTCGGTGTTTCAGTTGGGCGACCCTGCGTTTGAGGCAGTTCTGGCCATTTTCTTCTTCATTATCGCAGCTGTCATCTCAGTCTTCAGCTTGGAAACACGCCGAAATCGCGGCGATTTGTTTCACCCCTGCTATATCTTGCTGGGAGCGTCGTTTTTCCACTTTGTTGGGCCATCGATTTACAATTATCGCCAGGATTTTTATCCCACGCAGACCCTTGGCCCGTATTTGCTGGCTCACTTCGTGGTCATGCTGGGGTTGTTTTGTATTCTGGCCGGTTTTTTTCTCACACCCGTTCCCAAACGCTGGTCGGTCATTAGTTCAAACCGTTTCAAGTCGCCTGCTACTCGCCTTGTCTCCATGGTCGGTGTCGTTGCACTGCTCGCGGCGAGTCTGGGAGCCTCCCTGTATCTCATCAAGCAAGAAGGAGGGCTTGGTAATTACATGAGTCGTTTGGGGCTTCGGATGGAACTCTTCGAAGGTCAGGGTTTCTTGCTTTCCGTCACCTTGATCTCGATCAGCGCCGCGATTCTGTCCTATGTCCAGCTTTGCATCACTCCGACGCTCGTAATCCGGGTCTTGTTTGCCATCTCGCTGGTGGCGTCGGGATTTACGGCCATCCTCTCTGGAAGCCGGGCTAATCTGGTGGTCTTGATCTTGATTTTGCTGATCATCCGGCACCGGGTCGTCAAGCCCATCAAACTGCTGACAGGTGGCATCATCTTCGTCCTCCTCATCGTGGTGGTTTTCGGTTACATCGCATTGATTCGCCAAAAGACCGTCCAGTCTGATCTGGAGGACTCCGAGGGTGCGCGGGGAAAATTGTCCTTTGTCTATAACACCCTTTTTGGCAAAGGCACATTTGTGGAGTTGAACAGCGTGGCTAGAACTCTCGAAGGTGTGCCGGATGATCTGCCCTACCAGATGGGTGCCAGCTATCTCTCGGTGTTAACATTTCCTATTCCGAGGGCCATTCTTCCAGGAAAACTGGCCGGCACGAGCGAACTCTACACGCGCGTGTTGCGACCGGAAATTTGGGCGGCGGGTCGGGGTGACCGGGTGACTTTTTTTGGTGAGACAATCATTAACTTTGGGATTCTCGGGGTGGTCTTTGGCAGCACCCTTTTGGGGGCTCTCGCCCGGCAGGTATATGTCAGGTGCAACCGGCAGATCGACAATCCTTACCATTCGGCCTTTTACGCTTATTTCGTTCTCTGGTTGATGATCGTGATCCGAGGCGATACCGCCATCGCCACGTGGTCTGTCCTCCGCATCTCGCTTCCGGCACTTCTCCTTTACCAGATCATCGTCCGCCTCTCCGGGCGAAGCACTGGGGGCCAGGGCAAACTCAGGGAAACACAAACTGCACGGACATGA
- a CDS encoding glycosyltransferase family 4 protein, with product MKSVLFVASFPPPFTGEAVCTRLYYALAGRQSKVDAVNISHGSGVPRKTGSFAWSRFRQIFGSHSEVRKKIAAQPYDILYFVPGATPLGQIKDWLLLLPLSKNRIGEIVAHIHNGNFAKVLRRPLLGMISRLIFRRIDRFILLNQAASRELSPSLPGHKLHVVPNTIDEAMLFTEEAVASRIEERLGRSVWQIYYISNMIREKGYPELAEAAAILARTPTFSFHLHYIGGWPAHASIEEFRQKLQELKLESHVTIHGPIQDRDILRTHLEKADILALPTYYPREAQPMCLLEAANAGVPLVSTRHAGIPEIVEEGYNGFLVQPRDPASLAEAIRKVCSEGAWRTLAENSRRLFLERYSPATNAAAFRKGLYGLD from the coding sequence ATGAAAAGCGTGCTTTTTGTCGCATCTTTTCCACCTCCATTCACAGGGGAGGCGGTCTGCACCCGGCTTTATTATGCCCTGGCTGGGCGGCAATCCAAGGTGGATGCCGTGAATATCTCGCACGGTTCCGGGGTGCCACGCAAGACGGGCAGCTTTGCATGGAGCCGCTTTCGACAAATCTTTGGGAGTCATAGCGAGGTGCGAAAAAAAATCGCCGCGCAGCCCTACGACATCCTGTATTTCGTGCCTGGCGCGACGCCACTCGGGCAGATCAAGGACTGGCTGCTCCTTCTCCCGCTCTCGAAAAATCGCATCGGCGAAATCGTGGCACACATTCATAATGGCAACTTCGCGAAAGTTCTTCGCAGACCTTTGCTCGGCATGATTTCCCGACTGATCTTTCGCAGGATCGATCGCTTCATCCTCCTCAACCAGGCGGCAAGCCGGGAATTGTCTCCCTCTCTTCCCGGCCACAAACTTCATGTGGTTCCCAACACTATCGACGAGGCGATGCTTTTCACAGAGGAGGCTGTGGCATCCCGCATCGAAGAGCGGCTGGGCCGATCCGTCTGGCAGATTTATTACATCAGTAACATGATCCGGGAAAAAGGTTACCCGGAGCTTGCGGAGGCGGCTGCCATATTGGCCCGGACGCCGACCTTTTCTTTTCACCTCCATTACATTGGCGGATGGCCGGCTCATGCCAGCATCGAGGAATTCCGGCAAAAACTTCAGGAGCTAAAGCTTGAGAGCCACGTCACCATTCATGGTCCGATTCAGGATCGGGATATTTTGCGGACTCATCTGGAGAAGGCCGACATTCTGGCCCTGCCCACCTACTATCCGCGGGAGGCGCAGCCCATGTGCTTGCTGGAAGCAGCCAATGCGGGGGTTCCGCTCGTTAGCACCCGCCACGCGGGGATTCCAGAGATCGTCGAGGAAGGTTACAACGGATTTCTCGTCCAGCCGCGTGATCCCGCCTCTCTTGCGGAAGCCATCCGCAAAGTCTGTTCAGAGGGTGCCTGGCGCACCTTGGCTGAGAATTCCCGCCGGCTGTTTCTTGAGCGTTATTCTCCTGCCACCAATGCCGCTGCTTTTAGGAAGGGGCTTTATGGATTGGACTAG